The following is a genomic window from Rhodothermales bacterium.
AGGTTGTCGAACTCGATGGACGCCGGCCGGGCGAGGGGTTTGCGGCGGAGGCCTATGCGCCCTGTATCGGCGCAGCCCTTTAGTGCCTTCCCTATTCCGTTCACGCTGATCCCCACCTACGTGTCAGGTCTACGCATCATTGGCGGCCGCTTGCGCCGGCGTACGTTCCGCGTTCCGAAAGGGCAGCTGACACGCCCCACCTCGGATCGTGCCAAGGAGTCGATCTTTAATATGATCGAGTCGCGCATAGATCTGGAAGACGCCTATGTGCTGGACCTCTTCTCCGGCACCGGCTCGCTGGCCTTCGAAGCCCTCAGCCGTGGCGCCGAAACCGCCACGCTGGTGGAGCACCAGGCCGCGGTGATGAAGTGCGCCCAGGAGAATGCCGCCGCGCTGGAGTTGTCGGACGCCTGCGTATTCGTCCGTGCCGATGTGTTGGTATACTTGAAGTCGCATCACGGACCGCCGTTCGACCTGATTCTGGCCGATCCGCCGTACGAATTCGATACATTGCCCCGCCTTCCCGATCTCATCCTTCCGAGGCTCAAGCCGGGTGGGTTGCTGGTGCTTGAACACGACAGCCGGCACCGGTTCGCGGACCATGAGGCTTTCGAAACGGCACGAGCCTACGGCCGTACTACGGTAAGCCTTTTTAACGCCCACTCGCCGGCGGGCGAGTAACCATCTGCCCTTCGCCATGGCCTTCGCCCTGTTCCCCGGCACCTTCGACCCGTTCACGAACGGCCACCTCGATGTGCTCGAGCGCGCGCGACGCCTGTTCGACGCCGTCGAGGTCACCGTGGCGGAGAATAGTAGCAAATCTCCCCTGTTCACGATCGAGGAGCGTTGTGCCCTGATCGAAGCCTCGACCAGCCATCTCACTGGAGTGACGGTCGCCCCTTTCTCCGGGCTGATTGTCGAACGCGCTCGCACGCTGGGGGCGGTGGCGCTGGTTCGGGGAGTCCGGGGGGTAACCGACTTCGACTACGAGTTGCGCCTCGCGGCGGCCAATCGCCGGCTGTACCCGGAATTGGAGACAGTATTCCTCATACCGTCAGAAGAAAATCTCTTGATAAATGCGACATTCGTGCGCGATATCCATCGGTGGCAGGGAGAGCTTGCATCCTTTGTTCCGCCCCCGGTGTTAGAGGCCCTGCGAATGAAACCGCCGCGGACGCACTGAGACGCCGTTCGCCGGCTTTCGCGCGTTCTGTTTCCGAGTCAAATCCACCCAGATCCCATGTCCGCACCCGCCCAGCCCATCGTTTTTAACCCCCGCGTCGCCGCCATGAAACCCTCGGCCACGCTCGCCATGACGGCCAAGGCGCTCGAACTGAAGCGCGCCGGCAAACCTGTCATCGGGCTGAGCGCCGGGGAGCCGGATTTTAACACGCCGGCGCCGATCGGTGAGGCCGCCATGAAGGCCATCCGCGACGGGTTCACGAAGTATACGCACGAGATGGGGATGCCGGAACTGCGCGAGCGCATCGCCCAGAAGTTGCTGCGCGACAATGGCCTGAGTTATCCCCCCGAGCAGATCATCTGCTCAAACGGCGCCAAGCAGTCCGTCGCCCTCGCCATCTCGGTCCTGTGCCGCCCCGGCGACGAGGTGTTGATCCCCGCGCCGTATTGGGTCAGCTACCCCGAAATGACCCGTTTCGCCGGCGCGGATCCGGTCATCCTCCCCACTACCGTTGAAGAGGAATACCGCATGAGTCCGGAAGCGTTGGAGGCCGCCATCACCGAACGCACCCGGCTGCTAATTCTTTGCTCCCCCTCGAACCCGACCGGCTCCGTGTACTCCCGCTCCGAACTGGAGGGCCTGGCAGAGGTCCTCCGCCGGCACGAGCAGGTGTACGTCCTGTCGGATGAAATCTATGAATACGTCATCTTCGACGCGGAGCATGTGTCGTTCGCCAGCCTGCCCGGGATGAAGGAGCGGACGGTTACGGTGAACGGGTTCTCGAAAGGGTACGCCATGACGGGCTGGCGGCTCGGGTATTTCGCGGCGGAGCCGGCTATCGTCAAGGCTGCTTCGAAACTCCAGGGTCAGTTCACCTCAGCGCCGTGTAGCATCACCCAGAAAGCCGGTGTCGCGGCGCTCGACATGCCGCGCGAGTCGATCGACACGATGGTCGATGCGTTCCGGCAGCGGCGCGACTTCGTGCTGGCAGAACTCAACGCCATTCCCGGCGTCCGCTGCCCGAAACCCGAAGGTGCGTTTTATCTATTCCCTAATATCGCGACGTTTTTAGGGAAGACGACGCCGGCGGGACGAACGATTGCGTCGAGCGACGATCTCTGCCTCTATCTGCTCGACGAGCACCTCGTGGCGCTCGTCCCGGGCAGCGGCTTTGGTGATCCCGAAGGCATTCGTATTTCGTACGCCGCCTCGATGAGTGATCTCCAGGAGGCCATGCGCCGGATCAAGGCCGGGCTTCAGGCTCTGTCGTGAACTTCCGGCCTGAACCTCTGGCCGAGCCGGACGTAGTCAGATCGTGCCCGCGAACTCCCCGCCCGGACGTTCGTACGTCCTGCATTCTCCCTGTATACAGACCGGCTGCCCGCTTTTGGAACCGACTCCGCCTTCTGCCGACCTTCTTGAACCGCGAAAACCGCTATTTACCGGATACCAGGATCCGGTATTCCCAAGGGATCGGTACTGGCTCCATCTGCTGTTGTT
Proteins encoded in this region:
- the rsmD gene encoding 16S rRNA (guanine(966)-N(2))-methyltransferase RsmD → MSGLRIIGGRLRRRTFRVPKGQLTRPTSDRAKESIFNMIESRIDLEDAYVLDLFSGTGSLAFEALSRGAETATLVEHQAAVMKCAQENAAALELSDACVFVRADVLVYLKSHHGPPFDLILADPPYEFDTLPRLPDLILPRLKPGGLLVLEHDSRHRFADHEAFETARAYGRTTVSLFNAHSPAGE
- the coaD gene encoding pantetheine-phosphate adenylyltransferase; this encodes MAFALFPGTFDPFTNGHLDVLERARRLFDAVEVTVAENSSKSPLFTIEERCALIEASTSHLTGVTVAPFSGLIVERARTLGAVALVRGVRGVTDFDYELRLAAANRRLYPELETVFLIPSEENLLINATFVRDIHRWQGELASFVPPPVLEALRMKPPRTH
- a CDS encoding pyridoxal phosphate-dependent aminotransferase, whose translation is MSAPAQPIVFNPRVAAMKPSATLAMTAKALELKRAGKPVIGLSAGEPDFNTPAPIGEAAMKAIRDGFTKYTHEMGMPELRERIAQKLLRDNGLSYPPEQIICSNGAKQSVALAISVLCRPGDEVLIPAPYWVSYPEMTRFAGADPVILPTTVEEEYRMSPEALEAAITERTRLLILCSPSNPTGSVYSRSELEGLAEVLRRHEQVYVLSDEIYEYVIFDAEHVSFASLPGMKERTVTVNGFSKGYAMTGWRLGYFAAEPAIVKAASKLQGQFTSAPCSITQKAGVAALDMPRESIDTMVDAFRQRRDFVLAELNAIPGVRCPKPEGAFYLFPNIATFLGKTTPAGRTIASSDDLCLYLLDEHLVALVPGSGFGDPEGIRISYAASMSDLQEAMRRIKAGLQALS